From the Polaribacter huanghezhanensis genome, the window GCTTCTGCATTGTTAAACAATCCTGAAATTTTAATTTTAGACGAACCTACAAATGGTTTAGATCCGCAAGGGATTCACGAAATTAGAAAAATCATCAAAGATATTGCTAAAAACGGAACCACCATTTTATTGGCTTCTCACTTATTAGACGAAGTAGAAAAAGTATGTAGTCATGTGGTTGTGATTAGAAAAGGAATCAAATTATATGCTGGTAGAGTTGATGAAATGACGGCTTCAAAAGGATTGTTTGAACTTAAAGTTGATAGCAATGAAGAACAACTTATCGAATTGTTAGAAAATCATGCTTCAATAAATACCGTAAAAAAAGAAGACGAAATTATCATTGCAGCCTTAAAAGACGAAATGACTGCTTCAGAAATGAACGCTTATTTATTTGGCAAAGGAATTACGTTGTCGCATTTGCTAAAACGCAAACCAAGTTTAGAGCAACAATTCTTATCGTTAACAAACAACAATTAATCAACTGAATGTTAGTTCGAAATGTCATCTCGAGCGGAGTCGAGAGGCGAGAACAAGTTCATAAAAATATAAAACACCATGTTTAGATTACTAAATATAGAATTTCATAAATTAAAACACAACAGAGCAAGTAAAGTACTGTCTATTATTTACTTTGGCTTATTAACTTCAATCGCATTAATTGCTGCCATTAAATTTGATATTGGTCCTGTTAAGTTCCATTTAG encodes:
- a CDS encoding ABC transporter ATP-binding protein; this encodes METILSLKNLDKKFGPVHAVNNLSFDIQKGNVYGILGPNGSGKSTTLGIILNVVNRTSGEFSWFDGKLSTHEALKKVGAIIERPNFYPYMTATQNLKLICKIKGVSYDNIDEKLKTVNLYERRDSKFRTFSLGMKQRLAIASALLNNPEILILDEPTNGLDPQGIHEIRKIIKDIAKNGTTILLASHLLDEVEKVCSHVVVIRKGIKLYAGRVDEMTASKGLFELKVDSNEEQLIELLENHASINTVKKEDEIIIAALKDEMTASEMNAYLFGKGITLSHLLKRKPSLEQQFLSLTNNN